ACAAACGCAGCGCGATGCCGCCCCGCCCCACACACATCCAATTATATATGATGTGCCAACCGTGGCGGTGTCATGTGCATGCAAACCTCGGCTGTAGCCTCCCCGCTCTGCGTGTCATGACAAAATACGAAGCTAAACAAACGACATCAAAGCAAGCGAGGCGAGCTTTCCGTGCAACTTGAAGCAGCAAACGAGCAACATATCACTCAGCAATTGTCCAATGAGCTTTTGTCAGTGCCTTGACATCATGAAATGCATAAGtgaatataaacagaaaaatataaccGGGCAGCTGCGCTGTGATTAAACACACACCCTAAACTTGGCCCGGCAGCTATCGGGCCAGCAGCCGTCATAGATTAGCCCGCAGGCTGCGAGAAAAACAAGCCAGGCTGAGCTAACGACGGGCTAACGATAGCCTCGGTGCTGCATGTACACATTACCTGACAGAAGTTGTCGCAGTACTCCGTGGACGACTCTGCAGAGATCGCTTGTTGCCTGAGCACGTCCTCGAAGGCTCTCAGCGTGGCCAGCAGGGTCTCCATTGCAACCAGGGTGTCCTCGGCCGTGTCCAGGGCCCGGCCGCTCCATTCGTGCTCTGGTTCGACATTACTCTCCGCCATCTCCGCTCTCCGCCACGGCGCGTATGCAGTGCAGTCTGGCGCCGCGTTCAAGTGCCGTCGGAATATTTAAACGCCTCCTTTAACTTCACCTGAATGACCCGGAAAAGTGGACGACTCGTAACGTAGAGTTTGCCATATGATATTTTATTGTATGACTGtcagttgtttgtgttttgtaattatATAAATACGCATGTATCTTACATAAAcgataaattaaaaaaaacacttctgctgcaggtattttttttttccgcACACAGTGTATTAGGTAACTAATGCGCATTCTTATCACCGGATGAATCTATTAATCGTTTTGTTAATAAAATCTCAGATAAACCCAAGGTGATGTCTGCAAATGTCgttgttttgacatttattttttactgaaagaaaaacatttgaggaACTGGAACTAAGAAGGAAACCTGGGGGGggagggaaacaaaacaaacaaataaacaggcTATTTGTGGGCAAAACTTAATGCATGGAAGCAAGACATTTTAATACGTTGTGACCATCACTTGATAAAGTGTAGTTTCGCAGGTGTGACGGTGTTTAAGGCAAGAATAAAGGTAATTATACGACTTTATTAACTGATATAACATCATCACGTACATCCTCTTTATAtaacatatgtatatattaacatatataaaTCTATAATTCATCTATTGCAGATGCTGTATCCAttatttaaaagcttttcaGTGATTTGACATCATATATGCTCTACATTTCTTCTGGCCATACATTTTTCTTTGCAATACTGCTCTGAGGTACAAATTTGACATACTTGTACATGACCATTgagcattttcttttaatgctgCTTTAGAATTTTACTAGGCTACACTGTTATAATGATTATTATAGTtactctgaaaaacattttattgacccagtttatttttaatgatcCTGCTGTTTGAACAAACCTTGTGAGGATTTCACTTTGGGCTCCAGGtaatttttctgacattttaataaaCCAAACAATGAATCGAACCATTTAATCACGAAAATTAGCCTATAAAAGAAGTAATTAGGTGCAGTACTATAATAGAATAGCTCCACCTAGAAGAGCAAACTGATGCTGACACATTAATTCATGAATAATAGTGAGCTAATTATAAAATTAGATGATCAGGATATCAGCCACTGACGCATtgaatatgttttaatattttcaataGGTAGATACATTTTTCTGATCATACATACATAACGCTATCAATACAGTAGTTTCACAGTGTAGTATTTTAGTCAAATAAATAATCCTCACTACTGCTCATTAGGCGAAATGTACTTCATTATATCAGAGTTTGAATATGACATAAACACTGCAGGATTGTGCAAATGTCCATTTTTGCGTGTTATGGTCTCgttttataaacattttatttattaacaatATAGCGAGTCAATACTTTGGCGCCCCCTACAGGCGAGTGTGAGCAGTGACCCCTTTTTCTTGACCCGGAAATAAATCTCTCAGCCACACGTGTGGAAGGTGAGTAAAAACTTAAAATGGCTCTGAGGGATTTTAGGAGTAAAATGTTATATAAAAGATTGTCTTTAGCTGAGAAACTCGGCTCGGCGCCAGTTTGTTTACCTCGTAAGACCCGAGTCgacaacactgacacaaaacTGTCAATTCGGCTTAACCTACTTTTTAGTTTAGTAAGAAAACCCCAGCAGTTTGTGGACAGATCCGGGCAATAATTAACCAACAGAGGGAATTAGTGAAGTAGAGTTTAGAGAAAACTTTACCAAGTATCTCTGTTGatcctgtttcctcctgtccTGTAGGACGACCATGGCGAAATCTAAACAAAAGGGAAACCACAAGAgtgacaagaagaagaacatCGCAAAGACATGGAAGACAAAGCGCAGGACCAAAGACTTGGACCAGATCCACTCAGACATGAAGCCCGACACAGCGACCAAGCTGCTGCACCAGGAGGTGGACTACGATGTGACAGGATGTGCACAACACTACTGCCTGCACTGCGCGTACGTGCACACCTGTTTGTCTTAACGGAGCTAATGGgccaaatgaaatgaaaatttatAATCCAGTTCAGAAGACTTAGGTGCATCATTGCTCAGACCTTTAGGTTTTTTTGAGGGATCGGTGTGACCCCCAGGTCGGAGGAATTATTTCAAATCCACTGTGTCCAAAAGCTTTTAATACAGTCACACTTCATGTCTTGCAGGAGATACTTTGTGGATATGAAAGCCATGAAAGAGCACTTCAAAAGTAAAGTGCACAAAAAAAGGTAAGGTGTCATTATCTGGACTATAATAATGGATCTGCGATGACATCATTTTACTTAAAACTTGTTAAAGGTATTAGTTGTAGCTGAAACACAATTACACCAAGTAGTTAGTTAGTTTCATTGTTTACCTCTTTTGTTTCCCTCCAGGTTGAAGCAGCTCAGAGAGGAACCCTACACCCAGGCAGAGGCAGACAGGGCGGCAGGTATGGGCTCCTACATCCCCCCAAAAACTGTTGAAGTGAAGACACAGCCTGTGGAAGAAGACATGGACTGAGAACTGTTTACTTTAACCCATGGACTGATGAACGcaatattaacaaaatattatttcctGTTGTCACAAATGTGATGTGCATTTGCAATatgtattattttcattgtgaCAGATGAGATTTGTTTTGCAGTCAGCTTTGATATAACTGCTGTTAGACTTCTGGCTCTCAGCACAATCAGGAAAACCTTACATTATACTGCAACATGTACCTATGTAAATAATGAGTTTGTGTAAAACTGTGTGGAATAAATTATAAAATGGTAGAGTCAGTCATGTTGCATTTAGAGACAAAATGCACATTTCTGTCACACAAATCCTGCATATTTATTCTGAAATCATTtctaattttatattttgtttcaatGGAGAAAACTGGCATGTGGCTGTTAATTCAGAGTAGTGCAACCAGACCAACTCTGAGAAGGACAAACTATTGTTTATAGGAGACACATGCAACTCAATCATGTCCACGCTTTGGCTGTAATCTGaagtgatacacacacacacatgcacacacagacgtaGCTATAGTTAAGAGTCACAGGGTTAGAAACTGTTGTAGTTAAAAGAGTTCATGGGGTCGTGTCTCAAAATCCTGGAGctatcagtgtttttttctggtaGTGGTCTAACACACACaagttaatttattttgaactaATATTAAAGCGTCTCTCTCACTGTTGGACACTACACATTTAATGACAGACCAGTCTGGCAGAGAAACATGTAATTGAAGCTTGTTTGCAGACATTCCTGCGACGACCAATGCAACGCTGCCCCTTTAAATGTGACCGTAGCTGCAGCTCGTTTCTGCCAAGTTAGATATAATATAAATACCACATCCGGTCAGCGCTTTCAAAATAAGACCCCCGACAGTGAGACGGTTAACGTGCTCTTGGAAAATAGACAActttgtgaaaacacacacatacatttcaaGATGCAACCTGTGACTGGATAAGAGGTAGAAAATAGGAGTTTCCAGTGAGTGTTTCTAAGGAATATGTGCCGACGCTAGTCTTAGGTATCACagagggcttttattttgtgcacAGAAAACGTCGAAATCCTGGCTGCTGCAGACAGGATGGGCGCATCGTAACTACATCCATATGATTGTAGATCAGAGTTGGGAAATAAGAAATCTGTGCTGCTGGCTAACGTTTCACAGCCGGAGCCAGCGAGTGTGACGGCCGGAAAAGACGCGCGGTCACCGGTTACAGGAAAACAGAAGTGTCGGCAGATCCTGAACAGTTTAAGGAGAAAGTTTACACCGAGGGGTTGTTGGCAATTTTGGGGCTTTATCTGAAGACCATGCCTTCGTCTAAATAGCCTTGGTCGAGGTCGAGGATGGCTGCAGACGTGGATAAAAGAATCCCCAAGGATGAGAGCAAAATTTCCCCGCAGAATGAGCATCGGGCTCCTGGGTCTGGGTCCCGGGTCTCCAGAGGGATGTGGAGCCTGCTGGTAGTCGCTGCGGTTCCGCTCCTCGCTTTCGGGATCAAGTATTACCAAGATGCCCAGCTCGTCAGACGTCATGTGAGATGCACATCTGTAATAACATCACACACATCTCTCAGTTTAGCAGAGATCTGAACTAGAAAACACctaaaaacaagtaaacaccATATTAAACTAGGTCAGTGCCAATTCACCAGATGATGCCTAATATCCTGATTCACACTTAGAAACTTTGCATTGACTTTCTGGTACATTTTATGACAGTACTTTAGCAACATTGTTTCAGAGCCTTTAGAGAAACTATTCCTCAGACATCAGTTGCCGTAAAACACCACATCTGTAGTTTCCCACCCTGTGGTGTTTTATTAGGGGGTGGGGGTGAGTCTGTGTCCCAGCTGTTTAAATTCACACTTGTTTGGCTGCAGTGGCTCTCGGGGGGGGGACGACTGTTCTGTTGCCTCCCTCCCCCCTTTCCCTCCATTGTACAGGCGCTTGTAGGCACGCATCTGTCTGAGGAAGGCTGGTCTGACTCAAAGACACGCGGGGAATCTGTGGCCTCTGGGCTGATCTTTATCCAAACATTATACCTCATCATTAAAGCACAAGCAgcgttttttttctctctctctcttttctttcctcagtcATTTTTCTGAATATTAGTGTTCCATGTGAAAACATGGCTCACTGTCCTAGTTTTGATGCTGCACTGAAAATCCCTGAAGCATGTGAAATGACAATGAGGATCAGTCTAACTCCAGTGTCCTCCCAATAGGAAGAGAGTGCACGAGCTCTGGGTGCCGAGGggctttttctcttctcctccttggACACGGACCATGACCTCTATCTCAGTCCAGAGGAGTTTAAACCCATTGCTGAGAAACTCACAGGTACATCCCATTATCTACCTTTCCCTTTTATTCATTATGTCTCTATTATAACTCTGCATCCACTGTAACCCTCACAGGAATTACACCTCCAGTGGATTTTGAGGAGGAAGTGACCTATGACCCTAATGGAGAGACATTAACCGTGGAGGCCAGAATGCAGCCTCTGCTGTTCGACTCTAtgacaaaaagcaaagatgGTTTCCTCGGGGTAAGATAGAAGCAAATTCTCCACGTTCCCTTTGTTCAGGAGGTTTATTgttccctttctctctgctctctgtagATAAAAGTCAGATTAGCCTCGTAAAAGAATCAGAGCCTGAATGACAGCGTGTCATCAGCTTTAAATATATTCTGTAGTTATAATTTCACAAGTTCATTGCAgttcattcaaaatgtattgAACTGAATCaagaataaaacagcacataATTATCTTTGACTGATTTAATGATCAGCTACAATTTTAGaaatttctttttcctctgagCATTTTTTTTACCTCAAATTTTGAGTAATTTTCCAAAAAGAATTTGATTTGAATCCACCAGCATTTCTTGCAGGTTTCTCACAGCTCTCTGAGTGGGCTGCGGTCATGGAAGAGCCCATCAGTGCCTTCTTCATCCTTCTCTGCCGGGCAGTTCAGGGCTTTCTTGCCCCCAAAGAACAAGGTCGAAGTGGGAGACACGTGGTGGGTGATTCCTAGCGAGCTCAACATATTCACTGGTTACCTGCCTAACAATCGTTACCACCCTCCCACACCAAAAGGCAAAGAGGTATCTTTAAAACACTGCTTTTAAGTCCTTGTGCAGGGTTGTGGCTGTGACTGTGGGGGCCTGATTGTTGTTCTTCCCCTGCTGCAGGTTCTCATCCACTCCTTGCTGAGTATGTTCCACCCTCGGCCCTTCATCAAATCACGTTTCGCTCCCCAGGGCACAGTCGCCTGCATTCGTGCCAGTAATGACTTTTATTATGACATTGTGTTCAGGTGAGGAGAGGTCATGCTGGATAATGGtgctttttttaacttttagcCTTGTAACTTTGAAATTATGTATACTTTGTATTAGTGCTGACTTATGCTCAGAGCGTGTGgtgaatttatattttaagGTCTGGCAGGCAGCCATtggttttgctttaaaatcAGCATGCAGACATTGATCCACTTGGAAACTCAGAAATGTGAGCGTTCAAACTGACGAATTCATACTATGCATTTTATGTT
The nucleotide sequence above comes from Mastacembelus armatus chromosome 22, fMasArm1.2, whole genome shotgun sequence. Encoded proteins:
- the znf593 gene encoding zinc finger protein 593, with protein sequence MAKSKQKGNHKSDKKKNIAKTWKTKRRTKDLDQIHSDMKPDTATKLLHQEVDYDVTGCAQHYCLHCARYFVDMKAMKEHFKSKVHKKRLKQLREEPYTQAEADRAAGMGSYIPPKTVEVKTQPVEEDMD